A region from the Mercenaria mercenaria strain notata unplaced genomic scaffold, MADL_Memer_1 contig_3531, whole genome shotgun sequence genome encodes:
- the LOC123555895 gene encoding trichohyalin-like, with protein sequence MAEYMSERELRKIERNRRKEEDRLKRQNARTLEKEEKRKREQSEHDKKEREQLELQKQRERLIHERRKLKEKSKLLYEMEKGMKEREKEEEFKELEQVDSDHNSSIERKERSDKIRKYTSSSKENLRLKESEITQSNRAERKDSSDSEYSDLDKSTELQANARQTFSEERMKKRKGSVLNMKDEMSFRNENPLSSDSLEDKESEIELDSEQSESDASEDAYTTVDQIYDVDYIENPRHNSTEIETEENKNIREKRVNDAIQENRMLKQKQAEELDKLKHRQTETKRESEKRKIEKDKLKKLKDEELLLKQRIKEKEARLLNEKRTNAEINENKSDTRKANKSEKTESTKAKLHKPNIPSLTETTFEEWKIEVEIILKSGLYEENILRQAIRNSLCGHTRKILLTMSPDATIQQIINKLEGIYGNIRSGESVLSEFYMSKQGKDENVSEWGLRLESILQRAIEKGHIKEEQREDMLKTRFWRHLYSEDLKNATRLSFETSKSFEELRRKVRIEENEMSMTRIQEVEIEDKISLNQHKSEDDSDIVMKTVLERMKRLEEELLRVQEKSREEKESTSGDIHRRHDIEQERSRWDRRDRYRDRYDRGNYRNRYRDYEYGDRRNYKRDYRERYDTDRPNRDYRRRYDDIDWRKEDDRYPRYRRDDIERGYRGDRRTNDRYGYDRERNYDVNSCRDQNEKYRESDSRRDNKEFDRNDREGSNAEQRKQDTAKGDTAKQEHKQVQSNSKTEAAGRTNTPNKPLNR encoded by the exons aTGGCGGAATATATGTCAGAAAGAGAACtgagaaaaattgaaagaaataggAGAAAGGAGGAAGATAGATTAAAAAGACAAAATGCAAGAACACTAGAAAAGGAGGAAAAACGTAAGCGTGAGCAAAGTGAACATGATAAAAAGGAGAGAGAACAACTTGAACTACAAAAGCAGAGAGAAAGGTTAATACATGAACGGCGTAAACTTAAAGAGAAAAGCAAGCTGCTATATGAAATGGAGAAAGGAATGAAAGAAAGAGAAAAGG AGGAAGAGTTTAAAGAATTAGAACAAGTTGATAGTGATCATAATAGTAgtatagaaagaaaagaaagaagtGATAAAATCAGAAAGTATACAAGTTCAAGTAAGGAAAACCTAAGATTGAAAGAAAGTGAAATTACACAAAGCAATAGAGCTGAACGTAAAGATAGTTCAGATAGTGAATATTCAGATTTAGATAAATCAACGGAATTACAGGCAAATGCTAGACAGACATTTAGTGAAGAAAGAATGAAGAAAAGGAAAGGTTCAGTTCTGAATATGAAAGATGAAATGAGCTTCAGGAATGAAAACCCACTATCAAGTGATAGTCTAGAAGATAAAGAAAGTGAAATAGAATTAGATTCAGAACAATCTGAAAGTGATGCCTCGGAAGATGCATACACAACAGTGGATCAAATATATGATGTAGATTATATTGAAAATCCGAGACATAATAGTACAGAGATAGaaactgaagaaaacaaaaat atTAGAGAAAAGAGGGTAAATGATGCTATCCAAGAAAATAGAATGCTCAAACAAAAACAAGCTGAAGAACTAGACAAATTAAAGCATAGACAGACAGAAACCAAAAGAGAAAGTGAGAAACGAAAGATAGAGAAAGATAAACTGAAGAAATTGAAGGACGAGGAACTGTTACTAAAGCAACGAATTAAGGAGAAAGAAGCTCGATTACTTAATGAGAAAAGAACTAATGCTGAAATAAATGAGAACAAAAGCGATACTAGAAAGGCAAACAAAAGTGAGAAAACTGAAAGTACGAAAGCAAAGTTACACAAGCCCAATATCCCATCATTAACTGAAACTACATTCGAAGAATGGAAAATAGAGGTTGAAATTATTCTTAAGTCGGGACTATATGAGGAAAATATTCTCCGACAAGCAATTAGGAATTCTTTATGTGGACACACCAGAAAGATATTGTTGACAATGAGTCCTGATGCAACCATACAGCAAATTATAAACAAGTTAGAAGGTATATATGGAAACATCAGATCGGGTGAATCAGTTTTATCTGAATTTTACATGTCGAAACAAGGAAAGGATGAAAATGTGTCAGAATGGGGCTTGCGATTGGAAAGTATATTACAGAGAGCAATAGAAAAAGGTCATATAAAAGAAGAACAAAGAGAAGATATGTTAAAAACAAGATTCTGGAGGCATTTGTACAGTGAGGACTTGAAAAACGCTACAAGactaagctttgaaacttcaaagTCTTTTGAAGAGTTGCGAAGAAAAGTACGTATAGAAGAAAACGAGATGTCGATGACGAGAATACAAGAAGTAGAAATAGAAGATAAAATATCACTAAATCAGCATAAAAGTGAAGACGACAGTGATATTGTCATGAAAACAGTTTTAGAAAGGATGAAAAGGCTAGAAGAAGAACTTCTTCGAGTTCAAGAAAAGTCTAGAGAAGAGAAAGAAAGTACAAGTGGTGACATACATAGACGTCATGATATAGAGCAAGAAAGGAGTAGATGGGATAGAAGAGATAGATATAGAGATAGATATGATAGAGGTAATTACAGAAATAGATACAGAGATTATGAATATGGGgacagaagaaattacaaaagagaTTATCGAGAAAGATATGACACAGATAGACCAAACAGAGATTATCGTAGACGATATGATGATATAGATTGGAGAAAAGAGGACGATAGGTACCCAAGATACAGAAGAGATGATATTGAAAGAGGATATAGGGGAGACAGAAGAACTAATGATAGATACGGATATGACAGAGAAAGAAATTACGATGTGAACAGCTGTAGAGATCAAAATGAGAAGTACAGAGAGTCAGACAGCAGAAGAGATAATAAAGAGTTTGACAGAAATGATAGAGAAGGTTCAAATGCAGAACAGAGAAAACAAGATACGGCCAAAGGAGATACAGCAAAACAAGAACACAAACAAGTACAATCAAATTCCAAGACGGAGGCAGCCGGTAGAACAAACACACCAAATAAGCCTTTAAACCGGTAG